One window from the genome of Solea solea chromosome 2, fSolSol10.1, whole genome shotgun sequence encodes:
- the tfcp2l1 gene encoding transcription factor CP2-like protein 1 isoform X2 produces the protein MLFCHSQPESYHQHSAGFIREAIAPFLTNEDTRLVAETAISTKRSPFQYILCAATSPAVKQQDETLTYLNQGQSYEIRMLNRKLVEYTDISSKYVKSIVRVVFHDRRLQYMEHQQLEGWRWNRPGDRILDIDIPLSVGILEPRSHALHLNTFEFLWDPVKNASVFIQVNCISTEFTPRKHGGEKGVPFRIQVDTFTTNEHGEYMEHVHSSSCQIKVFKPKGADRKLKTDRDKIDKKTFQDREKYQPSHETTLLKECSPWPDALNLTTHSSCSTPSPVYHSSPTSCTFTDDNCSPNQQGELLMAGCSDHLLPSSSPQNTLEWLHRHRFSSFSKLFTSFSGADLLRMSRDDLIQICGPADGIRLFNTMKGRCIQPRLTVYVCQQQTRGQAPIKPGGGDIYHALYLEELTVLDLSEKIALLYSITPQQITHIYRQKPTGIHVLVSDEMVQNFREEMSFTISTIRDENTDGLHVVLK, from the exons ATGCTGTTCTGCCACTCACAGCCTGAGTCCTACCACCAGCACTCTGCTGGTTTCATTAG AGAGGCCATAGCACCTTTCCTGACAAATGAAGACACGAGACTTGTGGCAGAAACTGCCATAAGTACCAAGCGGAGTCCGTTCCAGTACATTCTCTGTGCAGCCACCTCACCGGCTGTGAAACAGCAGGACGAGACTCTCACTTATCTCAACCAAG gtCAGTCCTACGAAATCCGTATGCTTAACAGAAAACTAGTGGAGTATACAGATATAAGCAGCAAATATGTAAAG AGCATTGTGCGCGTGGTATTTCATGACCGTCGGCTGCAGTACATGGAGCACCAGCAGCTGGAAGGATGGAGGTGGAACAGACCTGGAGACCGAATCCTGGATATAG ATATCCCTCTGTCAGTGGGGATACTTGAGCCTCGTTCTCATGCTCTGCACCTCAACACCTTCGAGTTCCTCTGGGATCCCGTGAAGAATGCTTCAGTCTTCATCCAG gtCAACTGCATCAGTACTGAGTTCACCCCAAGAAAGCATGGTGGGGAGAAGGGGGTTCCCTTTCGTATCCAAGTCGACACTTTCACGACCAACGAGCATGGGGAGTACATGGAGCACGTCCACTCTTCCAGCTGCCAGATCAAAGTCTTCAAG CCTAAAGGAGCTGATCGAAAactgaagacagacagggacaaGATCGATAAAAAGACGTTCCAGGACAGAGAAAAGTACCAGCCGTCCCATGAGACCACGCTGCTGAAGGAG TGTTCACCTTGGCCCGACGCACTGAACCTGACCacccacagcagctgcagcacccCATCACCAGTTTACCACAGTTCACCAACATCTTGCACTTTCACAGATGA CAACTGTTCTCCAAACCAGCAAGGGGAGCTGCTCATGGCCGGCTGCTCTGAT CACCTTCTGCCATCGTCCTCGCCACAGAACACTCTGGAGTGGCTGCATCGTCACAGGTTCTCCTCTTTCTCAAAGCTCTTCACCAGCTTCTCAG GTGCTGATTTGCTGAGGATGAGCAGGGATGATCTGATCCAGATCTGTGGCCCAGCAGACGGCATTCGTCTCTTTAACACAATGAAAGGAAG GTGTATCCAGCCTCGTCTGACCGTCTACGTGTGTCAACAGCAGACCAGGGGTCAAGCTCCCATCAAACCAGGGGGCGGAGACA TCTACCATGCTCTGTACCTGGAGGAGCTGACTGTGCTGGATCTGTCTGAAAAGATCGCCCTACTGTACAGCATCACTCCTCAGCAGATCACACACATCTACAGACAAAAACCCACTGGGATCCACGTCTTAGTCTCTGATGAG ATGGTGCAGAACTTCAGGGAGGAGATGAGCTTCACCATCAGCACTATCAGAG ATGAAAACACTGACGGTTTACACGTGGTGTTGAAATGA
- the tfcp2l1 gene encoding transcription factor CP2-like protein 1 isoform X1: MLFCHSQPESYHQHSAGFIREAIAPFLTNEDTRLVAETAISTKRSPFQYILCAATSPAVKQQDETLTYLNQGQSYEIRMLNRKLVEYTDISSKYVKSIVRVVFHDRRLQYMEHQQLEGWRWNRPGDRILDIDIPLSVGILEPRSHALHLNTFEFLWDPVKNASVFIQVNCISTEFTPRKHGGEKGVPFRIQVDTFTTNEHGEYMEHVHSSSCQIKVFKPKGADRKLKTDRDKIDKKTFQDREKYQPSHETTLLKECSPWPDALNLTTHSSCSTPSPVYHSSPTSCTFTDEGMSKQLNQSLQPGFSSSCACFCSNCSPNQQGELLMAGCSDHLLPSSSPQNTLEWLHRHRFSSFSKLFTSFSGADLLRMSRDDLIQICGPADGIRLFNTMKGRCIQPRLTVYVCQQQTRGQAPIKPGGGDIYHALYLEELTVLDLSEKIALLYSITPQQITHIYRQKPTGIHVLVSDEMVQNFREEMSFTISTIRDENTDGLHVVLK; the protein is encoded by the exons ATGCTGTTCTGCCACTCACAGCCTGAGTCCTACCACCAGCACTCTGCTGGTTTCATTAG AGAGGCCATAGCACCTTTCCTGACAAATGAAGACACGAGACTTGTGGCAGAAACTGCCATAAGTACCAAGCGGAGTCCGTTCCAGTACATTCTCTGTGCAGCCACCTCACCGGCTGTGAAACAGCAGGACGAGACTCTCACTTATCTCAACCAAG gtCAGTCCTACGAAATCCGTATGCTTAACAGAAAACTAGTGGAGTATACAGATATAAGCAGCAAATATGTAAAG AGCATTGTGCGCGTGGTATTTCATGACCGTCGGCTGCAGTACATGGAGCACCAGCAGCTGGAAGGATGGAGGTGGAACAGACCTGGAGACCGAATCCTGGATATAG ATATCCCTCTGTCAGTGGGGATACTTGAGCCTCGTTCTCATGCTCTGCACCTCAACACCTTCGAGTTCCTCTGGGATCCCGTGAAGAATGCTTCAGTCTTCATCCAG gtCAACTGCATCAGTACTGAGTTCACCCCAAGAAAGCATGGTGGGGAGAAGGGGGTTCCCTTTCGTATCCAAGTCGACACTTTCACGACCAACGAGCATGGGGAGTACATGGAGCACGTCCACTCTTCCAGCTGCCAGATCAAAGTCTTCAAG CCTAAAGGAGCTGATCGAAAactgaagacagacagggacaaGATCGATAAAAAGACGTTCCAGGACAGAGAAAAGTACCAGCCGTCCCATGAGACCACGCTGCTGAAGGAG TGTTCACCTTGGCCCGACGCACTGAACCTGACCacccacagcagctgcagcacccCATCACCAGTTTACCACAGTTCACCAACATCTTGCACTTTCACAGATGA AGGAATGAGCAAACAACTGAACCAATCACTCCAACCTGGTTTTTCTTCCTCATGTGCATGTTTCTGTAGCAACTGTTCTCCAAACCAGCAAGGGGAGCTGCTCATGGCCGGCTGCTCTGAT CACCTTCTGCCATCGTCCTCGCCACAGAACACTCTGGAGTGGCTGCATCGTCACAGGTTCTCCTCTTTCTCAAAGCTCTTCACCAGCTTCTCAG GTGCTGATTTGCTGAGGATGAGCAGGGATGATCTGATCCAGATCTGTGGCCCAGCAGACGGCATTCGTCTCTTTAACACAATGAAAGGAAG GTGTATCCAGCCTCGTCTGACCGTCTACGTGTGTCAACAGCAGACCAGGGGTCAAGCTCCCATCAAACCAGGGGGCGGAGACA TCTACCATGCTCTGTACCTGGAGGAGCTGACTGTGCTGGATCTGTCTGAAAAGATCGCCCTACTGTACAGCATCACTCCTCAGCAGATCACACACATCTACAGACAAAAACCCACTGGGATCCACGTCTTAGTCTCTGATGAG ATGGTGCAGAACTTCAGGGAGGAGATGAGCTTCACCATCAGCACTATCAGAG ATGAAAACACTGACGGTTTACACGTGGTGTTGAAATGA
- the tfcp2l1 gene encoding transcription factor CP2-like protein 1 isoform X3, whose protein sequence is MEHQQLEGWRWNRPGDRILDIDIPLSVGILEPRSHALHLNTFEFLWDPVKNASVFIQVNCISTEFTPRKHGGEKGVPFRIQVDTFTTNEHGEYMEHVHSSSCQIKVFKPKGADRKLKTDRDKIDKKTFQDREKYQPSHETTLLKECSPWPDALNLTTHSSCSTPSPVYHSSPTSCTFTDEGMSKQLNQSLQPGFSSSCACFCSNCSPNQQGELLMAGCSDHLLPSSSPQNTLEWLHRHRFSSFSKLFTSFSGADLLRMSRDDLIQICGPADGIRLFNTMKGRCIQPRLTVYVCQQQTRGQAPIKPGGGDIYHALYLEELTVLDLSEKIALLYSITPQQITHIYRQKPTGIHVLVSDEMVQNFREEMSFTISTIRDENTDGLHVVLK, encoded by the exons ATGGAGCACCAGCAGCTGGAAGGATGGAGGTGGAACAGACCTGGAGACCGAATCCTGGATATAG ATATCCCTCTGTCAGTGGGGATACTTGAGCCTCGTTCTCATGCTCTGCACCTCAACACCTTCGAGTTCCTCTGGGATCCCGTGAAGAATGCTTCAGTCTTCATCCAG gtCAACTGCATCAGTACTGAGTTCACCCCAAGAAAGCATGGTGGGGAGAAGGGGGTTCCCTTTCGTATCCAAGTCGACACTTTCACGACCAACGAGCATGGGGAGTACATGGAGCACGTCCACTCTTCCAGCTGCCAGATCAAAGTCTTCAAG CCTAAAGGAGCTGATCGAAAactgaagacagacagggacaaGATCGATAAAAAGACGTTCCAGGACAGAGAAAAGTACCAGCCGTCCCATGAGACCACGCTGCTGAAGGAG TGTTCACCTTGGCCCGACGCACTGAACCTGACCacccacagcagctgcagcacccCATCACCAGTTTACCACAGTTCACCAACATCTTGCACTTTCACAGATGA AGGAATGAGCAAACAACTGAACCAATCACTCCAACCTGGTTTTTCTTCCTCATGTGCATGTTTCTGTAGCAACTGTTCTCCAAACCAGCAAGGGGAGCTGCTCATGGCCGGCTGCTCTGAT CACCTTCTGCCATCGTCCTCGCCACAGAACACTCTGGAGTGGCTGCATCGTCACAGGTTCTCCTCTTTCTCAAAGCTCTTCACCAGCTTCTCAG GTGCTGATTTGCTGAGGATGAGCAGGGATGATCTGATCCAGATCTGTGGCCCAGCAGACGGCATTCGTCTCTTTAACACAATGAAAGGAAG GTGTATCCAGCCTCGTCTGACCGTCTACGTGTGTCAACAGCAGACCAGGGGTCAAGCTCCCATCAAACCAGGGGGCGGAGACA TCTACCATGCTCTGTACCTGGAGGAGCTGACTGTGCTGGATCTGTCTGAAAAGATCGCCCTACTGTACAGCATCACTCCTCAGCAGATCACACACATCTACAGACAAAAACCCACTGGGATCCACGTCTTAGTCTCTGATGAG ATGGTGCAGAACTTCAGGGAGGAGATGAGCTTCACCATCAGCACTATCAGAG ATGAAAACACTGACGGTTTACACGTGGTGTTGAAATGA